A single region of the Brassica rapa cultivar Chiifu-401-42 chromosome A03, CAAS_Brap_v3.01, whole genome shotgun sequence genome encodes:
- the LOC103860020 gene encoding receptor-like protein 5 isoform X1 — protein MDDQWRPGSPHYHSPPPCQAHHGDHTAEDCHNEADRLYTRARIDVIGRQLSGVPPLPPFYHHSTRPRGLLMRNLYFYVLCFCTFAVVKAGSSPQNNTDIRLDALLAILGDFGYHPVLAETWKGNSPCDNWFGLICVEGHIKYIFLMSMNLTGSISPRFADLTSVHVIDLSQNLLTGTIPFELTKMKLRFLDLSQNQLHGKVPRFQTLVPVTEGNPEIVTAAGIIRVPLGRGGKETAGVGGFYVGIMVLGVVLIGGAVFLFYLAKKINHPV, from the exons ATGGATGATCAATGGCGTCCAGGATCACCGCATTATCACTCTCCGCCGCCGTGTCAAGCTCACCACGGAGACCATACTGCTGAGGATTGTCACAATGAAGCTGATCGGCTCTATACGAGAGCTCGAATTGATGTCATCGGACGTCAACTTAGTGGTGTACCGCCTCTGCCTCCATTTTATCATCATTCTACTCGTCCTCGAG GATTACTAATGAGGAACTTGTACTTTTATGTCTTGTGCTTCTGCACATTTGCTGTGGTGAAGGCCGGTTCGAGTCCACAGAACAACACTGACATCAGACTTGATGCTTTGCTTGCGATATTGGGGGATTTCGGCTACCACCCTGTACTCGCTGAGACTTGGAAAGGGAATAGCCCTTGTGACAACTGGTTCGGGCTAATCTGCGTTGAAGGTCATATCAAGTATATATTTCTCATGTCCATGAACTTGACTGGCTCCATCTCTCCGCGGTTTGCGGATCTCACATCAGTACATGTAATCGATCTGTCTCAAAACCTTCTCACTGGTACCATTCCCTTCGAGCTGACCAAGATGAAACTGAGGTTCCTGGATCTTTCCCAGAACCAGCTACACGGGAAAGTTCCGCGTTTTCAGACACTAGTTCCAGTCACGGAAGGAAATCCAGAGATTGTGACTGCGGCGGGGATCATTCGTGTTCCTTTAGGGAGAGGTGGCAAGGAAACTGCAGGCGTTGGGGGATTTTACGTTGGGATTATGGTTCTTGGTGTCGTGCTTATTGGAGGAGCAGTCTTCCTTTTCTATCTTGCTAAGAAAATAAACCACCCGGTCTGA
- the LOC103860020 gene encoding glycine-rich protein 5 isoform X2: protein MAMTFSSLTNLVLLVSAAALLVSHSSARNLQQTQTLPLQGAASPTKAEAPTVNAPLDDQKNFIVGGAAGIGGFMGMPGGGTGMTLPLPSGTPLLGGSGAFGGLGGAMGFPGIGGNGGGSVPSSGGGLVSP, encoded by the coding sequence ATGGCTATGACTTTCTCATCACTCACCAACCTAGTCCTTCTGGTCTCTGCAGCTGCGTTGCTTGTGTCCCACTCAAGTGCTCGCAACTTGCAGCAGACTCAGACACTGCCTCTTCAAGGAGCTGCTTCTCCTACCAAAGCTGAGGCTCCTACCGTCAATGCCCCTCTCGACGACCAAAAGAACTTCATTGTCGGTGGTGCTGCTGGAATAGGCGGATTCATGGGGATGCCAGGTGGTGGGACCGGTATGACGTTGCCTCTCCCATCCGGGACACCGCTTCTTGGTGGGTCTGGTGCGTTTGGTGGTTTGGGTGGTGCAATGGGATTTCCTGGTATTGGAGGTAATGGTGGCGGTTCTGTTCCCAGCTCAGGAGGTGGTTTGGTGTCTCCATGA
- the LOC103860022 gene encoding chaperonin CPN60, mitochondrial, which translates to MFRFVSSLASKARIASNTRQVSSRMSWSRNYAAKEIKFGVEARALMLRGVEELADAVRVTMGPKGRTVVIEQSWGAPKVTKDGVTVAKSIEFKDKVKNVGASLVKQVANATNDVAGDGTTCATVLTRAIFTEGCKSVAAGMNAMDLRRGISMAVDAVVTNLKSRARMISTSEEIAQVGTISANGEREIGELIAKAMEKVGKEGVITIQDGKTLINELEVVEGMKLDRGYTSPYFITNQKTQKCELEEPLILIHEKKISSINSIVKVLELAMKKQRPLLIVSEDVESEALATLILNKLRAGIKVCAIKAPGFGENRKANLQDLAALTGGEVITDELGMNLEKVDLGMLGTCKRVTVSKDDTVILDGAGDKTAIEERCEQIRSAIELSTSDYDKEKLQERLAKLSGGVAVLKIGGASEAEVGEKKDRVTDALNATKAAVEEGILPGGGVALLYAARELEKLPTANFDQKIGVQIIQNALKTPVHTIASNAGVEGAVIVGKLLEQDNTDLGYDAAKGEYVDMVKAGIIDPLKVIRTALVDAASVSSLLTTTEAVVVDLPKDESESAGAGAGMGGMGGMDY; encoded by the exons ATGTTTCGTTTCGTGTCCAGTCTCGCCTCCAAGGCTAG GATTGCAAGTAACACAAGACAG GTTTCCAGCAGAATGAGCTGGAGCAGGAACTATGCAGCGAAAGAGATTAAATTTGGGGTTGAAGCTCGTGCCTTGATGCTTAGAGGTGTTGAAGAGCTTGCTGATGCTGTTAGAGTCACTATGGGTCCCAAG GGACGTACTGTTGTGATTGAGCAAAGTTGGGGTGCTCCTAAAGTGACTAAAGATGGTGTCACTGTTGCCAAGAGCATTGAGTTTAAGGATAAAGTGAAGAACGTTGGTGCTAGTCTTGTCAAGCAGGTTGCTAATGCTACTAATGATGTTGCTGGTGATG GTACTACGTGTGCTACTGTGCTCACCAGGGCGATATTCACCGAAGGCTGCAAATCAGTTGCAGCAGGAATGAACGCTATGGACCTGAGGAGAGGTATCTCCATGGCGGTTGATGCCGTGGTGACAAACCTTAAAAGCAGGGCGAGGATGATCAGCACGTCTGAGGAGATTGCTCAGGTTGGGACCATTTCTGCGAATGGAGAGAGGGAGATTGGTGAACTGATCGCAAAGGCTATGGAGAAGGTTGGCAAAGAAGGTGTGATCACAATCCAA GATGGAAAGACGTTGATTAATGAGTTGGAAGTTGTAGAAGGGATGAAGTTGGACAGAGGTTATACTTCCCCTTACTTTATCACCAATCAGAAAACTCAAAAATGT GAACTGGAAGAGCCTCTCATTCTTATCCATGAGAAGAAGATCTCCTCCATCAATTCTATAGTGAAAGTGTTGGAGTTGGCTATGAAG AAACAAAGACCGCTGTTGATTGTCTCTGAAGATGTGGAAAGTGAAGCTCTTGCAACTCTTATCCTTAACAAGCTACGTGCTGGAATCAAG GTTTGTGCCATCAAGGCCCCAGGGTTTGGAGAGAACAGGAAGGCCAACTTGCAAGACCTTGCTGCCCTTACTGGTGGAGAG GTTATCACGGATGAGCTTGGCATGAACCTAGAGAAGGTGGATTTGGGCATGCTAGGGACctgcaaaagg GTTACTGTTTCCAAGGATGACACTGTTATTCTTGATGGGGCTGGCGACAAGACGGCCATTGAGGAAAGATGCGAGCAG ATTAGATCAGCAATTGAACTGAGCACCTCGGATTATGACAAGGAGAAACTGCAAGAAAGATTAGCTAAGCTTTCTGGAGGAGTTGCTGTTTTGAAG ATTGGAGGAGCAAGTGAAGCTGAGGTTGGTGAGAAGAAAGACAGAGTGACAGACGCTTTGAATGCCACTAAAGCAGCTGTTGAAGAGGGTATTTTGCCAG GAGGAGGTGTGGCTCTTCTGTACGCAGCGAGAGAGTTAGAGAAACTTCCAACAGCCAACTTTGACCAGAAGATTGGTGTGCAGATCATTCAGAACGCTTTGAAG ACTCCTGTTCACACAATAGCTTCAAACGCTGGAGTTGAAGGTGCTGTTATAGTTGGCAAGCTCTTGGAGCAAGATAACACAGACCTTGGTTATGATGCTGCTAAAG gTGAATATGTGGATATGGTGAAAGCTGGTATCATTGATCCTCTGAAAGTGATCAGGACCGCTTTGGTTGATGCTGCCAG TGTGTCATCTCTGTTGACGACAACTGAAGCTGTAGTCGTGGATCTTCCTAAAGATGAAAGCGAGTCCGCAGGAGCTGGAGCAGGCATGGGTGGAATGGGAGGCATGGATTATTAA
- the LOC103860024 gene encoding protein BLISTER encodes MASAAQVKPSSRRQEVAEAGRRKLEQFRKQKAAKKASQSNTITQQTLAVSDGHVASHQLPFDQTQSKSSSFSGDVYNLSFSNVAPKDGSQRDESVGTAGFSSSLDLKGSSTVDNTPEVVPYKQSSGGFPKGASPSSGSTLLPTSIQMDGFLHGSELNPSRKDSLQPTTRMAGSTHEVDKNQQGTGEVRGGSSSIVQKPTLSSSYLFSSPETSSRPSESSDYSVNIASSSPLYSAINEASVKRNRPSFLDSLNISRAPETLYQHPEKEADLATPSGSQLTGGDGFGLSSRQHGKIDSNGPSFTSESPYPFEKSRSPLFPVANGVMPGFTDYSMPKQNDDFSTLEQHIEDLTQEKFSLQRDLDASRALAASLASENSSMTDTYNQQRSIVNQLKEDMEKLQQQIQEQMAELESFRIEYANAQLECNAADERSQILASEVISLEDKVLRLRSSELKLERELENAQAEMSSYKKKLQSVEKDRQDLQSTIKALQEEKKVLQTMVQKASSGGKSTDLGKSSTSRKNASTSTEGLAISDAMSRSSNQETDSTALLESDSSNTAIIPETGQLTLEGFSLSVPADQMRVIDNINTLIAELAIEKEELVQALSSELSRSAHVKELNKELSRKLEVQTQRLELLTAQNMAIDNVSRPNQPDSHVDQERPPIADEGDEVVERVLGWIMKMFPGGPSKRRTSKLL; translated from the exons ATGGCATCAGCAGCTCAGGTTAAGCCTAGTTCCCGGCGGCAGGAGGTCGCCGAAGCTGGACGCCGTAAG CTTGAGCAGTTCCGCAAGCAAAAAGCAGCCAAAAAGGCTTCACAAAGTAATACTATTACACAGCAAACTCTCGCAGTTTCAGATGGACATGTTGCATCCCATCAACTTCCCTTCGACCAAACCCAATCCAAGTCCTCCTCATTCTCCGGAGATGTATATAATTTATCGTTTTCGAATGTAGCCCCTAAGGATGGAAGCCAGAGGGATGAGTCAGTGGGGACAGCTGGTTTCTCTAGTAGCTTAGACCTCAAGGGCTCCTCTACAGTGGACAATACGCCTGAAGTTGTACCTTACAAGCAATCGAGTGGAGGTTTTCCCAAAGGCGCATCTCCTTCTTCTGGAAGCACTCTGCTTCCAACCTCGATACAAATGGACGGTTTCTTGCATGGTAGTGAATTAAACCCATCCAGAAAAG aCTCTCTACAACCTACTACCAGGATGGCAGGGTCTACACACGAAGTTGATAAAAACCAACAGGGAACTGGTGAGGTAAGAGGAGGTAGCAGCAGCATTGTGCAGAAGCCAACTTTGTCTAGCAGTTATTTGTTCAGTTCTCCCGAAACATCATCGCGACCGTCTGAATCTTCGGATTACAGCGTAAATATCGCAAGCTCTTCGCCCTTGTACTCGGCTATAAATGAAGCAAGTGTGAAGAGAAATCGTCCATCTTTCCTTGATTCCCTTAATATTTCAAGAGCTCCAGAGACTCTGTATCAACACCCTGAGAAGGAGGCGGATCTGGCTACGCCTAGTGGTTCCCAACTAACTGGCGGTGATGGTTTTGGACTATCTTCACGCCAACATGGGAAAATAGACAGCAATGGACCATCATTTACAAGTGAATCTCCTTATCCATTTGAAAAATCCAGGAGTCCTTTGTTTCCTGTTGCCAATGGAGTAATGCCAGGTTTTACTGATTACTCCATGCCAAAACAAAATGATGATTTTAGTACTCTGGAACAG CATATTGAGGATTTGACACAAGAAAAGTTCTCATTGCAAAGGGATCTTGATGCTTCACGTGCTCTGGCAGCATCCCTAGCATCTGAAAATTCTTCGATGACAGACACTTATAATCAGCAG AGAAGTATTGTCAACCAACTAAAAGAGGATATGGAGAAGCTTCAGCAACAGATCCAAGAGCAAATG GCGGAACTTGAATCCTTCAGAATTGAGTATGCAAATGCACAGCTCGAATGTAATGCTGCTGATGAGCGTTCCCAAATACTGGCTTCTGAAGTCATCAGTTTGGAAGATAAG GTTCTCAGACTCAGATCTAGTGAGTTAAAGCTGGAGAGGGAACTGGAGAATGCACAAGCAGAAATGTCATCTTACAA GAAAAAATTACAGAGCGTAGAGAAAGATCGCCAAGACTTACAATCTACCATTAAAGCTCTTCAGGAAG AAAAGAAGGTCCTACAGACTATGGTGCAGAAAGCTTCCTCTGGTGGAAAATCCACTGACCTCGGTAAAAGCTCCACTAGCAGGAAAAACGCATCAACCTCTACCGAAGGTCTCG CCATTTCAGATGCTATGTCAAGGAGCTCCAACCAGGAAACAGATTCTACTGCGCTGCTTGAAAGTGATTCGTCTAATACAGCTATCATTCCTGAAACTGGACAATTAACTCTTGAAGGATTTTCATTGAGTGTCCCAGCTGATCAGATGAGAGTGATTGATAACATTAATACGCTGATTGCTGAG TTGGCAATTGAAAAAGAGGAACTGGTGCAAGCATTGTCATCTGAGTTATCTCGAAGTGCGCATGTGAAG GAGTTGAATAAAGAGTTATCCAGAAAACTTGAAGTGCAGACGCAGAGGTTAGAGCTACTAACAGCACAGAATATGGCGATAGACAATGTTTCACGTCCAAACCAGCCAGATTCTCATGTAGATCAAGAGAGACCACCGATTGCAGATGAAGGCGATGAg GTGGTGGAAAGGGTTCTAGGATGGATCATGAAGATGTTCCCAGGAGGGCCATCGAAAAGAAGGACGAGCAAGCTCCTCTAA
- the LOC103860025 gene encoding beta-amylase 1, chloroplastic, whose product MALRLPHQLGALAGAPIKSREITTASPVNSSLSVSPPLARMHKAMDLNHKPRRMNPVLATAQADLSVACKAFAVETTEERRTHKEGRVGGGGGGVPVFVMMPLDSVTMGNAVNRRKAMRASLQALRSGGVEGIMIDVWWGLVEREAPGGYNWGGYDEVLEMARKVGLKVQAVMSFHQCGGNVGDSVTIPLPQWVVEEVDNDPDLGYTDQWGRRNHEYISLGADTLPLLKGRTPVQCYSDFMRAFRDNFRHLLGDTIVEIQVGMGPAGELRYPSYPEQDGTWKFPGIGAFQCYDKYSLSSLKAAAEAYGKPEWGSTGPTDAGHYNNWPEDTHFFKKEDGGWNTEYGEFFLTWYSQMLLDHGERILSSAKSIFESTSVKISAKVAGIHWHYGTRSHAPELTAGYYNTRFRDGYLPIAQMLARHKAVFNFTCIEMRDHEQPQDALCAPEQLVNQVALATLASEVPLAGENALPRYDDYAHEQILKASALIFDRNNEGESREMCAFTYLRMNPELFRAENWGRFVGFVKRMGEGRDSHRCWEEVEREAEHFVHVTQPLVQEAAVALTH is encoded by the exons ATGGCGCTTCGGTTACCGCATCAGCTCGGAGCTCTCGCCGGAGCTCCGATCAAGTCCCGTGAAATAACCACCGCGTCGCCGGTAAATTCATCTCTATCGGTTTCACCACCGTTGGCGAGGATGCATAAAGCGATGGACCTGAATCACAAGCCTCGCCGAATGAATCCGGTTTTGGCGACGGCGCAAGCGGATCTGTCGGTGGCGTGTAAAGCATTCGCGGTGGAGACGACGGAGGAGCGAAGAACGCACAAAGAAGGAAGGGTCGGCGGCGGAGGAGGGGGAGTTCCGGTTTTCGTGATGATGCCGCTGGATAGCGTGACGATGGGGAACGCGGTGAATCGGAGGAAGGCGATGAGAGCGAGTCTCCAGGCGTTGAGGAGTGGAGGTGTGGAAGGGATCATGATAGATGTGTGGTGGGGTTTGGTGGAGAGGGAGGCTCCGGGGGGTTATAACTGGGGAGGGTACGATGAGGTGCTTGAGATGGCGAGGAAGGTTGGGCTCAAGGTTCAGGCTGTTATGTCTTTTCATCAGTGCGGTGGTAACGTTGGTGACTCTGTCAC TATTCCTCTGCCTCAGTGGGTTGTTGAAGAGGTTGACAATGATCCAGACCTTGGATACACTGATCAGTGGGGAAGAAGGAACCATGAGTATATATCTCTTGGTGCTGATACACTCCCACTTCTCAAAGGTCGAACACCCGTGCAATGCTACTCTGATTTCATGCGTGCTTTCAGAGATAACTTCAGGCATCTTCTTGGAGACACCATTGTG GAAATTCAAGTGGGAATGGGGCCAGCAGGAGAGCTGCGTTACCCTTCGTATCCCGAGCAGGACGGGACATGGAAGTTCCCAGGGATTGGAGCCTTCCAATGCTATGACAAG TACTCATTAAGCAGCTTGAAAGCAGCGGCTGAGGCTTATGGGAAGCCAGAGTGGGGCAGTACTGGCCCAACCGATGCTGGTCACTACAATAACTGGCCAGAAGACACTCACTTCTTCAAAAAAGAAGACGGTGGTTGGAACACAGAGTACGGAGAGTTCTTCCTCACATGGTACTCCCAGATGTTGCTAGATCACGGCGAGAGGATCCTTTCCTCAGCCAAATCGATATTCGAAAGCACTAGTGTCAAAATATCAGCCAAAGTCGCTGGAATCCACTGGCACTACGGGACACGCTCACACGCTCCTGAGCTCACAGCAGGATACTACAACACAAGGTTCAGAGACGGATACCTCCCCATCGCCCAGATGTTAGCCAGACACAAGGCTGTATTCAACTTTACCTGTATCGAGATGAGAGACCACGAGCAGCCTCAAGACGCGCTTTGTGCACCAGAGCAGCTAGTGAACCAGGTGGCTTTAGCTACTCTAGCCTCGGAAGTTCCTCTAGCTGGTGAAAACGCGTTGCCTAGGTACGATGACTACGCCCACGAGCAGATCCTCAAGGCGTCAGCGCTGATCTTTGATCGGAACAACGAGGGAGAAAGCAGAGAGATGTGCGCGTTTACTTACCTGAGGATGAATCCGGAGCTGTTTAGGGCGGAGAACTGGGGGAGATTCGTGGGGTTTGTGAAGAGAATGGGTGAAGGGAGAGACTCTCATAGGTGTTGGGAAGAAGTGGAGCGTGAGGCTGAGCATTTTGTGCATGTTACTCAGCCGCTGGTTCAAGAAGCTGCAGTGGCTCTCACTCACTAA
- the LOC103860232 gene encoding B-box domain protein 31-like → MCSSNVEEEKIRRSRKRRGDCRTFCEEPTYRTRCSICGITDVLVYCAADAKFFCQGCDIREHSSNYWSWRHVRRMLCTVCQCFNRTLLIENFRYTLPELTIPIEVPQAEVELIDEPSDLLDSDED, encoded by the coding sequence ATGTGCAGTAGTAACgtggaagaagagaaaataaGAAGAAGCAGAAAGAGAAGAGGAGACTGCAGAACATTCTGCGAGGAACCGACTTACCGGACTCGGTGTTCTATATGTGGAATAACAGATGTGCTTGTCTACTGTGCTGCGGACGCCAAGTTCTTCTGCCAAGGATGCGACATAAGGGAACACTCCTCTAACTATTGGTCTTGGAGGCACGTGCGCCGCATGCTTTGTACGGTTTGCCAGTGTTTCAATCGCACTTTATTGATCGAAAATTTCCGCTACACTTTACCAGAGTTGACCATCCCAATTGAAGTACCACAAGCCGAAGTTGAATTAATCGATGAGCCAAGCGATCTTCTTGATTCCGATGAAGATTAA